ttatgaaattattttccaTTACAAATTGTGAAAATGAAACTACTAAAATACACAAGTAAACATGTAGAAAAGTTACAAAAGGTATAATAACTTTTAAGTGAGGAGGAGCAAAAATAATTCTGACCTGTTTTACCATCGTAGGAATGGTGTTTATCTGGGAAGTTCAGACACTCTGCCTGCTTCCTATATGTGTCCAGGTATGTGGGATCCATTTGACCGGTTCTTgctgaaaagacaaagaaagatgcTTGTGAACTCACCTGTATCAGTATACACATCTTGACTGAGTAATATCTTAGGGTTGTTAACACAAGAGTACGCTCACCGTCCAGTTAAATCTTTCAAAAGATTTCAAAACCCTGCATAGAACTTGCTGGTCTCTGAAATGTTGACGCCAGTTGACAGAGATATATTGTTTAAACAACTTATCGATACAGGGTTTACTCCAGGCTTTCACATTTGTCTGAAATACAGCCTGCCTGTATTTATGAATGCAATTCATCAGAATCAGTGCGTGGGGCTAACCAGGGAGTAGCCCAGATTGTTATGTCCTTAAGCCTGACTAGTTCCAATGGACACTAAACCAATCCATCATTTGGGAATTGGTCTAAGCACATCCTGATATGTTTCTTTATTGATTGGACTTACTGAACAGCAGCAGGTATCTGCCAGTGACGTCTCCATTACGGGTGGTGTCTGACCATAGCAGGCAGTCTGGACAGGTCTCCAGGTAATGACCTTTGTGTTCTGACAAATGGACTGTGGATCcaccaaataaaattaaattgcGTGTTATCCATTATGATCAGGTCATTTGGTTAAAAAGAGTATAGTCCTGTTTAGttgatacatacagtacattaaaagATTTGGGTCATATCTTACAGAATGGCAGCATTGGTGCTTTCAATGACTACCAGAtctaaatgtaattataataacTGTTATAATAATGTAGCTAAATTTTTACCATGTCATTTTAAAGTACTAACATAAAACTGAGtgcatttctgtattgtattaTATCTTCTATCTTCGTATTTTGAGCAAATACTGGTGAGAATCAGTcaattgtcaaaacattttttacagtCCTCTAAAGTATCTTATACACCTTGGACTGGTATAggtcaaaaacaaaagaaagtaGTTTAAATACTATTCAAATATACGTAACAGAAATACTACCAATCTCTACTTGCACTTTTGTCAAGATCCTATTTGGTGTAATACCTGAGGAGACTGCTAGCTAAGCACACAAGACATGGCAGTCAGTCTAGTAGGGCACAGGTCACTTACGCtgaactgtggatgttgtgccGTTGATTGTTGCAATTGTTGAACCCACGATGCACTTGCCATCACTGATAGATATTTAAGAAAACAGATTAGCATAGTATAACAAGTGGGCTAGGCGCCGATTTGAGACATtatgtatttacataaatgtgaaattaaaatttaaaaaagaattaaTTACTTTTGAATCTCCTATGCCTAGATTTGCACAGGTAGAAcaattgagattttttttaacccatttttcttttttgacaaataaatcttgaaacttttaattatattagGTATTTTTATATGAACAGATCTGGAAATATAACTGAATTGGGGTGCCTGTGTAAACAATCTGTGACATTCATTACTGTTCACAGTCACATTCACAACAATGTTAAACTTACATGCGATCTCCCCATCGTAGGGTGACTGCTTTATGGTCAGACGTTGCCGACAGGTCTATCCAGGAGCTTTGCAGAGTGCGTAaagcattttgaaaaaataattgaTCGGCTGACCCCATCACATATACCCATTTGCCATAGATCTGCCAGTAACAGATAAGGAAAAACACGAGTTACCACCTTACGATCCAAAAGCCAGTTTGGAACATTTGTAATTGGAAGAAACAGACACCATTATAGTAGTTTAGTTAGTATTTAGGTCTCTAGTGCATATTACCTGTCCAAAACCCATTTGTATTGATTTCCCACAAAAAgccattaaacataaaataaatggctttgtCAAAATTAGATTTTGACAAAGCTGATGGTGGAGGATGATTAGGATGATGGTGACTGAAGCTTTATGTGCAAACACACGTTCCTACTATTATCATGACCTA
This portion of the Esox lucius isolate fEsoLuc1 chromosome 13, fEsoLuc1.pri, whole genome shotgun sequence genome encodes:
- the LOC105014291 gene encoding uncharacterized protein LOC105014291, coding for MAVHLVLALLALASLSVASTPDCKELIKPLVLEDHTEIYGKWVYVMGSADQLFFQNALRTLQSSWIDLSATSDHKAVTLRWGDRIDGKCIVGSTIATINGTTSTVQLHLSEHKGHYLETCPDCLLWSDTTRNGDVTGRYLLLFTRTGQMDPTYLDTYRKQAECLNFPDKHHSYDGKTELCHDDKEKVVKEDTMKEKEATEEEESTEEKTTEEKTTEKLCPTEELCSYEKENEKVVKEETMKEKQTTEEEEKTKEETTEEEIKEKTIE